The Primulina eburnea isolate SZY01 chromosome 12, ASM2296580v1, whole genome shotgun sequence genome includes the window TGTTCATTTGAAATTCTTTTGAatctatctcttttaattttattgtgctatcttatttgaattttaaagaagacaaatcaagatatacaatatacatatgatttggaaagaaaactacaatgcaataattctttaaaattaaggtaatttcgaaataatatgtatttgggataaaatatttatgattactAAATAGTACATTAATGTTCATTTGGAATACTTTGTTGTAATGATAATTTTTAACAttcaaccaattttatttttataaaatttaaataaactaattaaatatagtatttcttttttagtaagtatttggagaaataaattatttaaaatagcaaaatttatttttggatgatttacttCATTAGTGATACTGAATAAtgtaatcatttttattttaaatttatttatatagtttttacttaaactgattgatataattaatgcaaaattttttaatatagtttacGTGTTCAATatagtttagttttaatttgagtaaaaaaataaaaaaatatttaatacataaattacatttgaattaatataaaaattaattaaattctaaattgaattaaatgaattgatataatcaatgcaaacaataattgaattgatcatttattgcagtgCACATATTTCAATATTGATGATAAATATTTCCTTTTAtagaaatgacattttggcgagaaattactatttttggcaaaaactctaCTTTTATGTATATAGATAAAGATAATTTTGACCAACATGTGCATGTGCTATCGGTCAAGAATGCACTAATGGCAGATTTCGGGCTAGGTAGTTAGATTATatggaaatatatatatatatatatatatatatatatatatatatatatatatatatatatatatatatgcataaaaaatttaaaattataaaataatatgctagaaatcataattaattatataatttataataatatttcatGAGACATTTCGTATATGAGTAGTtctattgtgagacggtcttaaacatctttatctgtgaaacgggtcaaccctaccgatattcacaataaaaaaataatattttttaatagaatccaaataagatatatgtctcacaaaatacaactcaTAAAATCGTCTCACGTAATTTTTTGTCTTCTTCATATTTGGGTACACCAAAACGAATTAAACAACAATTCAATATTttcaataacaaaaaaaaaacaatacttTTTCCTTACATCCGACCGATATGCATTTTGGGCCAGTGTGGCATTTTATCGGGCCATTGGCCCTTCAAATTTATAAATGGGCAGCTCAGGTCCAAATcgctaaaaaataattttttcttttatttatttgtaacaATAATTTGGAGGCTATTTTTTACCTATTAATTATACATCGAGTAACAACCCATCGAATTATTAGttacaattttatatatatatataaactactATTATCATAAGTCTccgaattaaaaaaattataaaaaaagagTTTATTTCATTCTACTCATGTGGGCATTACTCGTATAATAAGATAGATGTCAAATATTTGCGTATCTATATATAGGacgcatttttttttttttttggaaattgtATGTGTGACAAGATCTTACCCGTTAAAATGAGGTGATGGTAGTGCCCACATAAGTAAGATATCAGCTACCTAAAAAAAATACGGATCCGGTAATTAAATCAGCATCATCAATATGCCCACACAAAACTCATCCAACATATATAactcaaaagaaaaatgacaagAAAAGAATTTCAAGTCACCTCGATGACATTATCCCCTATCTTTGTAATAAGCAGGACTCTTTGAAGCAGATCAAAACTTGGAAATAATAGCATGTTTGAAATACACTGCATGAAATTGTCCCAGAAAAACTAAGGCTTTAGGCGAATGGCAAAAATACAATAatctattttgtttttttaaaaaaaaaaaattggtcttGTTAACAATGTATTTGCGTTTCTTGTCTAGTAACTTGCATGTTTTTTTCTTCTATATTTGATCATGTTAATGTGATTTTGCATTTTTAGTCTTGTAACTTCCATGtcgttttttgttttttttttgtttgtcttGTTTCTTCCAATTAGTATTCTAAAAAAATTCATGACCATTTTTTGGTCATATTGATCatacattaattttaaatttttgactaTTTTGGTTATATCAATAATGTGTTGGTGTTACGTCAACGATAAGAGAAAAATAGTCAAACACTAAAAGTTAgtatatcaaaatcaaaatttgaaaattaagtGAATCAAAACACAAATTTGAACAGGTGAAATAAAAAACTACTTTCTCATAATTTTAGCTATAAAGTGTAATTAGATTTAAACAGTTTTTCCCCTATAAAGTTTTCCAttagttttattttgtttatattgatttttatgataaatATCAACATATTTAAGGAGAAAAgggtatataaataaatatagttGGTACAAGGATACACTAGTTAACTAAGGCTGTATTTGGTTTGGCTGATTAAGTAGGATAGATTATTTTATCACACTTTATCTTACGtttcatatgatttttatttaatcAACTCAATTCTTTCTATAAATGATTAGGTTGTATTACGTGTGATTAAATAATACATCCTTACTCCGTAACATTATTAATCTTTCATCTATTCCTACTCTCTTTCTAATTTTATCCTTCCTTCTTCACCAAGATTGAACAACCTCGGCCGCCATACCACCGCTGGACCACCGCCGTAGCCGGAACCCAGCCTCCGGACCGCCGTCGCCTCCGGACTACCGCTGGACTGTCGGCCCACCACCGTCGTCAGACTGTCGGCGCCGTCGGagtggaagaagaaaaaaaaagaacaacaaaaaattcaaaattatcctacacttaaaaatcttaccaaacataatattattttacaccatatattacatttctacgacaataattttctttatcatttacatatactaatcattagtttattttatcatCCAACCAAACGCAGCTAAAGATAGTACATTCATATATAAGTTTGTTAAATGATAGATTATGCAATATCGAATAAATTTGAAGTTTAGAATCATTTATACATTTTTAGGACGATTTAAGCATATACATACGTTGATgttatttttcttgaaaaaatacTCATAAGTATATACCAAACACCACAAATTGCTAGACATGTTACCATAATGGACCGGACCGAGATTACTGGGTTGTGTATATattataggcaaaaacttgtgtgagacggtctcacgggtcgtattttgtgagacggatctttatttggataatccatgaaaaagtattactttttatgctaagagtattactttttattgtgaatatgggtagggttgacccgtctcacagattgtgaatatcggtagagttgactcgttTCACAGGAAACCACCTACTcgtaaataaattaaacatcaatgataataatatcatcattgtcataaatatttttaacgGAAATTAACTTAGCATATATCGACAAGAGATTAGAGAaacatcattaattttttttatttatttaaatacttACTCAAAAAGATTTTCGTCAACCaatcttatatatttttaaatcaaactTTTAACtacttataatttattttatttgatagaaaTATTTTGGAGAGGACAAACTTAAATCAATGGATGGTCCAGATGTGAGCCCAAGTATCTAACGGCCCATACTTATTTTCCATACACGTATATAACATCGAGGAAAACCTAACCCTAGAATTCATTCTTTCCCTTTGCCTCCGCCACATTGCTTACTCCCCATTGCCGACAAAATGGTGACTCGCTGGAAAACTCCACAAAGTTTTATGAATTGTAGCTTTGTTTTCTGTTGGTTTGATTGATGTTGTGATTGATCGATTTATGTGGCTGTGGCAGGTTCTTTCAAACGACATCGATTTGCTGAATCCTCCGGCGGAACTTGAAAAGAGGAAGCATAAGCTAAAGCGTCTCGTCCAGTCGCCAAATTCATTCTTCATGGTACCCTATTTAATCTTTTGTTTCCAATTTCCCGTACTTGttagttttaaatttattgatttttcaATTGTAGGATGTGAAGTGTCAGGGTTGCTTTAATATGTAAGTACCCCGCTTTAAATTATGTTTTCTTAGTATCggatttcaatattttttcaatttgaTGGACGAAAGATCCGATTTTTCTCTATGCAGTGTTGTGTTCAGTTTTTTTTATACTTTCCTCAAtctttatttttgaattttcatatatCCAGATTATGTTTGATTTTAAGAATTTTACCGTGTGTTTTTCCTCGGTGTGTTTTTTCAGAACCACTGTGTTTAGCCATTCACAAACTGTTGTCGTGTGCGGTAACTGCCAGACGGTGTTGTGTCAACCCACCGGAGGGCGTGCTAGGCTCACCGAGGGCTGTTCCTTCCGGAGAAAGGGTGATTGAAAGAACCATGATACGCCATCCGTTTTCGTTCTTGCAACTAGTGAAAGTGATTCCTATGGTTGGTTGAGTAAATGAAGCGAGTTTTTAATGGCTATTAGACTTTATATGAATTTGTTTTGCTAAGATTTATCAAACTAATTGAAGATGGCTGTTTTACTGAATACCCCACCTGTAGTGATTAACTTTTCAATTTTGTATGAAACTTCATGTTTTGATTGTGAGTTGATATTTCTGTGTCACTATGATGTTCTAGTGATTGATGTTATATGGGCGGTtgaatttttgtttatttaatcGGCATTTCCCCTTTGGCTCGAATTTTGGGTAAAGTTTTTATGTCCCTGGTAaccttttaataaaattaatttccaGTACTTCCATTTACTATAATTTCTGTCCTACAATCAAGCAGGAAATTCCTTTTTGTGTTAGTAAATTACTGAATTATGGTTTAGATCGAGTCAAATGTCATTTTAGCGAGATCCGAGGTTATATCATCAATTGCTGATGTAAAgtagattttcaaatttaattaa containing:
- the LOC140807356 gene encoding small ribosomal subunit protein eS27y; amino-acid sequence: MVLSNDIDLLNPPAELEKRKHKLKRLVQSPNSFFMDVKCQGCFNITTVFSHSQTVVVCGNCQTVLCQPTGGRARLTEGCSFRRKGD